Proteins from a genomic interval of Lolium perenne isolate Kyuss_39 chromosome 1, Kyuss_2.0, whole genome shotgun sequence:
- the LOC127320911 gene encoding soluble inorganic pyrophosphatase 4: protein MAPAIEAVDKVKVASAPVKAPVLNEKTLSSMTRRPGSAHSWHDLEIGPDAPTIFNCVIEIPRGSKVKYELDKKTGLIMVDRVLYSSVVYPHNYGFIPRTLCDDSDPMDVLVIMQEPVVPGCFLRAKAIGLMPMIDQGEADDKIIAVCADDPEYKHFNDIKELPPHRLAEIRRFFEDYKKNENKEVAVNDFLPATAAYEAIQHSMDLYATYVVEGLRR, encoded by the exons ATGGCTCCTGCTATTGAAGCAGTGGACAAGGTTAAGGTGGCGAGCGCACCTGTTAAGGCTCCTGTTCTTAATGAAAAAACACTGTCATCCATGACCAGGAGACCTGGTTCAGCGCATTCTTGGCATGATCTTGAGATAG GGCCTGATGCACCAACTATATTCAACTGC GTCATTGAGATACCTAGGGGCAGCAAGGTTAAATATGAACTTGACAAGAAAACTGGACTGATAATG GTGGACCGTGTGCTTTATTCATCAGTTGTGTACCCTCATAACTATGGTTTCATTCCCCGCACATTGTGCGATGACAGTGATCCGATGGATGTGCTAGTTATAATGCAG GAGCCAGTTGTGCCAGGCTGTTTCCTCCGTGCAAAGGCCATTGGCCTCATGCCTATGATTGACCAG GGAGAAGCAGATGATAAGATCATTGCAGTGTGTGCTGATGACCCTGAATACAAGCACTTCAATGATATCAAGGAGCTCCCACCTCATCGTTTGGCTGAGATCCGACGCTTTTTTGAGGACT ACAAGAAGAATGAGAACAAGGAGGTCGCCGTGAATGATTTTCTGCCCGCAACTGCTGCTTACGAAGCCATTCAGCACTCCAT GGATCTGTATGCTACTTACGTCGTGGAGGGCCTGCGGAGGTAG
- the LOC127320901 gene encoding uncharacterized protein, giving the protein MRALVRSLRHLRRLTQHRSEGGHTSINRVTRQQNAVILCSSTSRSLSSLSTTLRRNDEASRFMSPGVEILRNMFSTIAADSIKDVPQSGPMAEYEKRIASGELVDGDSFQVDTIQQLQRLYEDLVENEEACQLDRYQSSEKSGRSRWLWSRLMAPPTSHAPVKGLYLYGGVGTGKTMLMDLFYEQLPANWRKKRIHFHDFMLNVHSRLQMHKGVSDPLDMVAAEISDEAIILCLDEFMVTDVADAMLLNRLFKHLFSKGVILVSTSNRPPDQLYEGGLQRNLFLPFIATLKDRCIAHPIGSAVDYRQLGSAEEGFYFVGDRCSTVLKEKFQSLIGDEEPTPQTVEVVMGRKLQVPLGAHGCAYFTFEDLCDRPIGAADYFGLFKRFHTLAVDGVPKFGFHNRAAAYRFVTLVDVMYENKARLLCTAEARPLELFENIVTVAEAQRSSPRSSRSSKSDNPDLCVDNELGFAKDRTISRLTELNSREYLEEFEAKLRQQPLQVVDDGGDVVLA; this is encoded by the exons ATGAGAGCGCTAGTTCGCTCGCTGCGCCACCTTCGCCGTCTCACCCAACACCGTTCAGAGGGAGGACACACATCAATAAACAGAGTGACCAGGCAGCAGAATGCTGTCATCTTGTGTAGTTCGACATCCCGTTCGCTGAGTTCACTCAGCACAACATTACGTCGTAATGATGAAGCTAGCAGATTTATGAGTCCAGGCGTGGAGATACTGAGGAACATGTTCTCCACTATAGCTGCCGATTCAATCAAAG ATGTTCCACAAAGTGGTCCAATGGCGGAATATGAGAAGAGAATCGCATCAGGGGAGCTTGTAGATGGCGATAGCTTTCAG GTTGACACGATTCAGCAATTACAAAGGCTTTATGAGGATCTTGTAGAGAATGAAGAAGCCTGCCAGTTGGATAGATACCAGTCATCTGAGAAATCTGGAAG GAGTAGATGGCTATGGTCTCGTCTCATGGCTCCGCCTACTAGCCATGCACCTGTAAAGGGGTTGTATCTATATGGAGGGGTCGGTACAGGGAAGACAATGCTTATGGACCTCTTCTATGAACAACT GCCAGCTAATTGGAGGAAGAAACGTATTCACTTTCATGATTTCATGTTGAATGTACATAGTCGTCTGCAG ATGCATAAAGGTGTTTCAGATCCCCTTGATATGGTAGCAGCTGAGATTTCAGATGAAGCCATAATATTATGTCTTGACGAGTTTATG GTAACCGATGTTGCTGATGCTATGTTATTGAACCGGCTGTTCAAACATTTGTTCAGCAAAGGCGTT ATCCTAGTTTCGACTTCTAATCGCCCTCCAGATCAGCTATACGAAGGTGGCTTGCAGCGAAACCTTTTCTTACCATTCATTGCAACCTTGAAA GACAGGTGCATTGCGCACCCCATTGGCTCTGCAGTAGACTATCGTCAGCTGGGTTCG GCTGAAGAAGGTTTCTACTTTGTTGGAGACCGATGCAGTACGGTTCTTAAAGAGAAATTCCAATCTCTAATTGGAGATGAAGAACCTACTCCTCAAACAGTCGAAGTCGTGATGGGACGGAAATTGCAG GTTCCACTAGGAGCACATGGATGTGCATATTTCACGTTTGAAGATCTTTGTGACAGGCCTATTGGTGCAGCAGACTATTTTGGGCTATTCA AACGGTTTCACACCCTCGCGGTTGACGGTGTCCCTAAGTTTGGGTTTCACAACAGAGCAGCAGCGTATCGGTTTGTCACTTTGGTCGAC GTCATGTACGAGAACAAGGCGAGGCTGTTATGCACAGCCGAGGCCAGACCGTTAGAACTGTTCGAGAACATAGTGACGGTTGCCGAAGCACAGAGAAGCTCGCCAAGGTCTTCACGCTCGAGCAAGAGCGATAATCCTGACTTATGTGTGGACAACGAACTCGGATTCGCCAAAGACCGTACGATCAGCAG GCTGACGGAGCTGAATAGCAGAGAGTACTTGGAGGAGTTCGAAGCAAAATTGCGGCAGCAGCCCTTGCAGGTTGTAGATGATGGCGGCGATGTTGTACTAGCATAA